The region aaaaattacaaaacaTATTGTCACATATTTAtcgaatatatatttatgcacatttttttagtgTAAACAAAGTTTATATGAAACtcacatttttattctgTATTGTCTCACTATTATTTATccttttacttttttttttttttagtatacCATTCATGAAAGATTTGTAACCCCCAGAATAATACTACATTAGTATTACGgtgattatttttaatttttgaaaaaaaaaaagtttactTGAATCAGGGAGTACCATATATTGAAATTTTAATGCATATCaagttttatattatttgtttatctttaaaaaaattatgaatttatcattttttttttggtatatcgttttgtttctttatttatggCTACATTAATGCtgcacatttttttttgtcaattatttttatctatatcactttttattttcactgCAAACatgctaaaaaaaatttatatacttttgCATTTTATGCGAAGACACAACCTTCTCCTGACTCGACTTTACACTCAATGTCAATTTCATTATCATTAGTAACTGctttatgttttaattCTATATTATCTCCGTTACTTTTCCAAAAGCATATAGCAGTATGTGTTGCACTAATGTAggaatttatatatttattcgtATACAACTGTTCATCTAAGAAATACTGTAACTCCTAACAATTTGAATAtgcattaaaaatgttaatatatatatatatatatatatgttaaatatttatgcataCATGCTTAATGAATGTTTTATTGTTATACTGccgattattttttatcatgaCTTACTGTTAGTGCATTCCTATGGGAATCCTCGGAATATATGCTTGGATATTCATAGTGATTTAAGTAACGCTGCATTTGAAAACCtacaaaaaagaagaatataaaatgtgaaaATGGTAAGTACATAAAAGTGAATATACAAAAGTATATGTACATTGTACATGCACATGAATGTGCTTCTTTTTCCCGCCTTACAGTCATGCTCCTTGCTATATGATACATCAATAAACCCGTTTTCACCATATACTTTtaaggaaaatattttacttaaattattaactgAAAGAttaaaataacaatttaaGGAATCAAATGATACATTTCCAGATAAGCAATTAATTGTAACTTCTTTAGtcttaatataatatgattttgcaagaatatttttgggattttcaaataaaaattctatTAAAGAGATAAGTAAAATAGatctataaaataatggatTTACTATATCTTCACTTTCAactaaaaatggaataaatGTTGATTCGATTTGTACTGCACAAATATTTCCTAATTCATTCAGTGTATTTTTAagattataaaaaacacGTTCATTCATTAAAGGgttaaatatattccaATAAAATTgcttattaatatttttaaactcTTTTTTAAcatcatatattatatctttatcggaattaaaattatttaataaattttttaatttctctAAAGTATGGACATTTAATGATGGTAAATCAGAActgaatatataataaaatttttttttacttataaCATATTCTAAAATTAGTTCATGAAATTTATTAGTTCCTAAtgctaaaaataataaagaaatattttcatcttttagttcgtctatatattttataacattATTCACAGTGtttgtttttgtattatataaaccAAATGTGTctataattgtttttttcatctcCTCATCTTGACAAAACATATGCTTTATTTCCCATTGTTTAATTATCAAGGGAATCCATCTAAATCCCTTTTGATCACAAATTAAGCATATTGGCAATTTGTTTGAAGCCATTTTGAATTAAACTGTGTGTACAAATTTTggggaaaaaaatacaaaaaaaaagttgtcTAAACAATGTTTTAGGGTTTTCTATtacgtatatataattatatacgTGTGTGTGTATGGAATACTGATATGTTCACTGACATAAAagcttttattttaatggaaatgaaaatgaaaaaaatcaaatcgaaaaaatgggaaataccaatttttcaaaatatatattttaaaacattttttataattaattaaataaaaaaatataatgtaaaaaatactttaagaaggtaaaattatatatagtttaaaatggaaaatataaatatgtggaatacacatgtatatacataaaatagcATACTTTTAATACTTAAATGGgatgtaaaaaaaagtatgcACACAcatgaacaaaaaaaaaaacacacaCAAAGTAGGTACTAATACAATTATAGGTagctataaatatttctgtatatagctatttttttcgaattttataaaaatattaaaacatgTGCAGGTAAAACATGTTTTAAAATGcaactttaaaaaaaaaactatttttaaatagctattttaaaaaaaaaatattccatGTTAAGAATTTATACCTATTTATGTAGTTGTAATTTTGAGTATTTCAAAAACACACACACATACAAGTACAACCagttaaaataaaagtgtgttaaaacaatatattctataatatgcgaaaagaaaataataatgaaaacatttttaatataattagtttataattatgaatTACTTGAATATATTGTATCATAAATTTAGTATATTAacctattttttatatgacattttttacacattgtattaattattatgagAACAAAACTCttaaatacatatactaatgaaataaattactTTTGTAACTATAGTAATAAATCAATgactatatatacacatatgtatatccTTTTGGGGGGAAAGGTGGAAAAGGAAACTCAATGGAATTTAATATGAATCCCCACAATCTGGCGAACTTTATATATGGCAATGTGATGTCactacaaaaaaaattttcaaaccCTATAGATAGAAATATAGTTAGTATAAATGGCATAAATTGGTAAACCcgtaaaatattatatatgcttgTGATCTATTAAAGAAATGTTTAAGCCATTTTATACTTGAATAATTTCatattactttttataaaaacaaatattatgcTTTCATtgtgtttatatttttatgagcttctttttttataaaaaataagttaccatgtttaaaaagaatacataaattattaaaatatccATTCTCCcattttgtaatattaaagaaataGAAGTATTATATGGAATATAAAAGCTCTTTGTCTATCCCTTagtatttataaatgtatagAAAGGTGAAATGAAATAAGTACTGAACTATTGAAAATAAGAAAAGGCGATAATTGTGTTTATGAAATTAGAAATGGATAAtataatcatttatattgcTACTCTGtagcattattatattttgtagtaaatatatacatatttcttattgttacatttttaaatataccGATTTATCTGTTAAAATTACATGGCATTTTTactaatacatatataaatgtacaCGCTTTTTTaagagaaagaaaaaaaatatttcgtAGAGTGCCTCTTTCTaaaatacacaaaaaataaaaaataataaaatattaataaaaattatataaaataaatatatattaaaaaaataatttatgtaaGAAATTATGAAGGGAAGTTTATCTTTGAAGGTGGTGTGAAAATTTAAGGATTACTGCTAAGAGgttttgtaaatttatagcatacataatatttatcttGTTTtgttactttttttatcgaTTTTTTAGCTACATTATAAgcaataatttatttttgacaAAATGCACAAAACtataagaaaaattttTGATAGTAAAATATGTGAAAGACTAGAGagtatgaatatattattggTAGGGGCTGGGGGAATAGGAAgtgaatttttaaaaactatAATTACTATAGGATGTAAAAACATAGATATAATAGATATTGACACAATTGatataacaaatttaaatagacaatttttatttaaaaaaaaagatgtaaaaaaacataaatcaTTAGTAGCAAAGGAAAGAGCATTAAAACATCGAAaagatttaaatattaatgcaTATACATTTGATGTGTGTACTATGAAAGGTAGtgatatttcaaaatatgattATGTAATAAATGCATTAGATAATATTAAGGCTCGaaaatatgttaataaGTTATGTAtaacagaaaaaaaagttttgaTAGAAGCAGGAAGTACGGGATATAATGGACAAGTATAtccaatattttcaaatgaaACAAAATGTTATAATTGTGAAGAAAAAcccaaaaataaaacttatGCAATATGTACTATAAGACAAACACCATCTTTACCTGAACATTGTGTTGCATGGGGAAAACTTATTTttgaaacatttttttgtaaaaatgaCAATGAAACATTaattgatataaaaaagcatATTGAAGAAGAATcaaagaaaagaaatatgGATAAAGAAGAGATTATccgatttatttttaattatttatttcatgatacaataaatgaattaatcgctttaaaaaaagattatGCAATTATGCCCAAACCAATATTgtttgaagaaaataacaatCAAGAATCTcataatattgaaaagtCAAACCAGGAAAAATCAGGCAACAATTTGAAaacaaatgataataaaataggtgaaaataattctatACAATTATCTTCTCAAAATATATGGGATAAAGAAAAGTGTATAGAAATGTATGTAAGtacttttaataaattatataaatatttaaatattaaaaaagagacagaagaatatttaatatttgataaagatgatgatgattgtattaattttataacatCCTTATCGAACTTAAGAATGATTAACTTTTcaattaaacaaaaaagtaAATTTGATATACAATCAATAGCAGGGAATATAATTCCTGCTATTTCATCAACCAATGCAATTGTTGCTGCTTTTCAAGCTGTTCAACTTGTTCATGTCATTGAGCATTTTGAacttttaaaagaaaaagaaaccgaacaaaatgaaaataaaaaaaacgaaataACTTTAAGGGATAGTAAAGCTAAACATATATggattaaaaatgttgtcaatggaaataaaatattttcacgaggaaatattgttaatgcagaaaatttagaaaaacCAAATCCAAATTGCTATGTATGTCAACAGCAAgtgataaatatttatatcaaaaattttaatgatataaCATTAAATAGTTTTGTAAAAGAAATTTGTATGAATGAATTATCATTCCTAAATCCATTTTTAGATAATCAAGATAGAAACATATTTGATTATGATACATTTTTAGATAATGATGATGATTATATGAAAAGCTTATCAAATTCGTTACATGAATGGGATATAAAACATGATGATATTCTAACTTTAACTGATGCTCAAGATACTAAAAATCAAATAGAAATTCATTTAAAAGAGGATAAATCATTGGAAAATTTATACTTAATAAGTAGCAAATTAaccaaaaaaagaaaaccaGAGGTGGCAGAAATCGAAGAAAGACCCGCAAAAAGGTATAcatcaaaaatatacacTATGATTTGTgggcatatatattttgtaataacTTTTTCTTATGATACTTATGATgcttatgtttatttttttttttttcagtgcaaaaaaaatgaaatccGCCCCAGAGGatgatattattattgtggATAACGCTGAAACGAATGACGAGAAAAAAGttgaagaaataataatcgaCAACactgaaaataatgaagaatCAGTTGTAGTCATTGATTAAAAGTATGGACTCATAGTGAGATAccagtttttttttttattgtgtcgttataaataaaatttttttaaaaaagttgtTCTTAAAAATTGGATTTAAGGACAAACTCGTTGAGGAGTAAAGAATGAAACGATATAAGCTGCTGATAATTCAGCATGCATTAAAAgttctaaaaataaacaattttccaaattagaaaaattacaaatttactttataaattttatgaactttataaattaaaaaaaaatatagtcaCTAAAATaggatgaaaaaaaaactagcTAATTACAGCTAGCCAAACAACATGCACACACATACACATATTATCCTGTGTAATGGtgcttattttttctttcaatTAAAATATCGACTTTATATGCAACTACATAAATATcaacataaatattaattaggGTATTCATGTGATTATCCAAATGTTGTATAATCAAACCTTGAGAAGGTTTAAAATAATGgtctataatatttatattttttgaaaaaacttttttcgaatttttatgaacaattaaggttttattttttatttgaattaacGGGCAATGTATATTTCTGAATTGGTAAGGTAAaatgtcattttttttttttagcttTAAATCTTCACTATTGTCATTTTCCTCAGACTTTTCAGTAAagtcatt is a window of Plasmodium vinckei vinckei genome assembly, chromosome: PVVCY_14 DNA encoding:
- a CDS encoding SUMO-activating enzyme subunit 2, putative, with amino-acid sequence MHKTIRKIFDSKICERLESMNILLVGAGGIGSEFLKTIITIGCKNIDIIDIDTIDITNLNRQFLFKKKDVKKHKSLVAKERALKHRKDLNINAYTFDVCTMKGSDISKYDYVINALDNIKARKYVNKLCITEKKVLIEAGSTGYNGQVYPIFSNETKCYNCEEKPKNKTYAICTIRQTPSLPEHCVAWGKLIFETFFCKNDNETLIDIKKHIEEESKKRNMDKEEIIRFIFNYLFHDTINELIALKKDYAIMPKPILFEENNNQESHNIEKSNQEKSGNNLKTNDNKIGENNSIQLSSQNIWDKEKCIEMYVSTFNKLYKYLNIKKETEEYLIFDKDDDDCINFITSLSNLRMINFSIKQKSKFDIQSIAGNIIPAISSTNAIVAAFQAVQLVHVIEHFELLKEKETEQNENKKNEITLRDSKAKHIWIKNVVNGNKIFSRGNIVNAENLEKPNPNCYVCQQQVINIYIKNFNDITLNSFVKEICMNELSFLNPFLDNQDRNIFDYDTFLDNDDDYMKSLSNSLHEWDIKHDDILTLTDAQDTKNQIEIHLKEDKSLENLYLISSKLTKKRKPEVAEIEERPAKSAKKMKSAPEDDIIIVDNAETNDEKKVEEIIIDNTENNEESVVVID